CATGCCGAGGCCGAAATCGATCGCATCAAGCGCCCGCACCTGGCCGACGATGCGCGTGAGCGGGGCGACCTCCGACGTGGTGGCGAAGCGGAATCGCTTCGGATCGCACGGCTTTCGAAGCTCTTCGGGATTCAGGGTTCTGGCCATCGGGTCCCCCTACATCGCGCGACGTCGTGAATGTTCACTTGATCCGGAAGTCGACCCGGCTGTCCCGCAGCTTCTCCTTTTTCTCCGGAGGAAGGGTTTTCGGCTCGACGAGAAAGATCCGGCCGGGCTCTACCTTCCCCGTGCCGATCAGCCGCTCCTTCACGTTCGATGCGCGGTCCAGCGCGATTTGCCGCAGATCGTCGTTCGTCACCGGTATGTGCGCCAGCATCAATTTCTCCATCTCCGGCACGGGCAGATCCTTGGCCATCCCGAGGACGTTCCTCGGTTTCGGGAACTTCTCTTCCCTGTACGCCTGCGCCAGGTATTTCGGGTATTCGGCGGCGGCGACGAACACGTTGTCGATCGCCGGCACGGCAACTCCTCCCCGTGCGAGTTCCTTCACCTTCTGCGCGGCGACCTTCCGGCGGAATATCAGATGCCGGAGCGCCTCGCTGTCCCTTTCCGGATCGACGTGTCCCTCGATCTCGAGCGTAAGCTCCGGCCGCTCGCCCAGCGCCTTCGCGAGGGTTCCGATTTTCCCCCCCTCCGCGGTCCCTGGAAGCGCGGTCGTTCCCGGATCGAACTCGAGATAAGAGAGCTCCTCTCCGCCCCCGAAGATCGCCCCGAGCAGGGCGAAGGGCGAAGTGGCCGCCTTGACGAGCAGGTTGCCGATGATCTTCCACACGACTCCCCAGATGCTGAACTTCGGGTCGTCGATCTGTCCCGTCACGGGGAGGTCGAGGACGATTTCCCCCTTGCGGTCTTTCAGCAGCGCGACCGCCAGGCGCACGGGGAGCTTCGTCGCGTCGGGGCTGTCCACGGCCTCTCCGAACGTGAACTGGTCGAGGAATATCTTGTTCTCCGCGTTCAGCTTCTTTTGGTCGATGTGATAATTGAGCACGAACGTCAGCTTCCCCTTCCGGATCCCATATCCCGCGTAGCGGCCGGTATAGGGAGAGAGCGGCGACAGGTCCATGTCCCTCAATTCGATCTGGAGATCGACGAACAGGTTCTCCGCCAGCGGGTTGATCTTCCCCCGGATCGTTAGAGGGGCCGAGTTTTCCAGCTTCCCCCGAAGGTCGACGTCCGCCTGCCGGCTCTCCTCCGAGGAAAGGCCCGAGATCCGTCCGCCGATCTCCACGAGGCTCGCCGTGTAGTTCGGCTTCACGTACCTGTCGGAGAAGAGGATCGCCCCCCCCTGCAGCGTCACGGTTTCGATCCGGACAG
This portion of the bacterium genome encodes:
- a CDS encoding DUF748 domain-containing protein; this translates as AREFRVARLTVKDPGIDAVIDRGGKLNLLLLSTRGEKGEDKDERAGTPSGGAEPASPETKIIIEAIRLSGGKVRFRDRTTDPPVDLALDRLQLTADNVTTEKDRKAKFSFSTDVHRTGGVSVDGDFSVDPPSLGAKVRVKAIPISPVQPYFTDKVKILVTGGAVSAEGDLSVDAPKGRPTNVAYKGKASVNGFSSVDKERGEEFLKFATLHLVGMEAGNAPRKVFIKGIALTDFFSRIILNPDASLNVQGIVAKGAAAGDNATAKTVTAPLADATKPVPTPVRIETVTLQGGAILFSDRYVKPNYTASLVEIGGRISGLSSEESRQADVDLRGKLENSAPLTIRGKINPLAENLFVDLQIELRDMDLSPLSPYTGRYAGYGIRKGKLTFVLNYHIDQKKLNAENKIFLDQFTFGEAVDSPDATKLPVRLAVALLKDRKGEIVLDLPVTGQIDDPKFSIWGVVWKIIGNLLVKAATSPFALLGAIFGGGEELSYLEFDPGTTALPGTAEGGKIGTLAKALGERPELTLEIEGHVDPERDSEALRHLIFRRKVAAQKVKELARGGVAVPAIDNVFVAAAEYPKYLAQAYREEKFPKPRNVLGMAKDLPVPEMEKLMLAHIPVTNDDLRQIALDRASNVKERLIGTGKVEPGRIFLVEPKTLPPEKKEKLRDSRVDFRIK